Part of the Triticum aestivum cultivar Chinese Spring chromosome 4D, IWGSC CS RefSeq v2.1, whole genome shotgun sequence genome is shown below.
tcgaagtagtctcttgtacgttgctcggagagtcgcaagtcggtggcgagatggtcgatgtgatcgctcattgcttgttgctcttgatgcaaagctcgttgggcaccaaagaggtggctcttcgtgacatatgatgacatgtcgtcgtcttgctccaagaagagtgagttggtagaagaacttggcctatccatcattcgaaacaaagatatgtgagtgggagaaagagaagaaccaataccaaatgtaccttgaccgatgttgaagatggatcaatgatcactccaatgtgtaacaaggaaatagcacaattggtaccaattcttgtcggtttctcacacctacacaagtaaaagcttatggtggagcttggtttggatggtggcacaaaatttgatgcaatcgttagtgagcttcaataatgttggaaaagattcacaaatttgcaaatgcaacaagtagaccaagcaagataaggtacatggaaacacacacgcaaatagataagtgggatcgtgcaaccaagggtgagccaaaatgtggaatccacgaaaatgctcgtgttgcacaacactagagagacgctagcacgattgcacaataggcggatacgaacttgtgcacaacctactaagcaaaaatgcaacgacttctatcccaagtatgctatatgtatggtatttcggtgatatgatccaagatgatcgggtatgacaatcttaatgttgtatgatgctatggttcttgcttatgagctctttgcttatctttcctcttttgcttaaaagcttgtttggctctttgttgtttgagctctttctcatgcaatgcttcacgaactaagatagcaattgtgtatgcaatgacaactttgtgacacaagagatgataccaagatatgcaccacgatgatatggtatgctATGAAAGTATGATCAtgaatgtgcacaagtcacgttgccggcaatactcaaaggctagtctcgatgggtaagctacgcaaaagtaaggctatggggttatcaatgcaattgcgagaacgtatgatgatatcacgataccaagatgataccaaggtGAGGTTGATACCGAAATGATGTAGCCATTCGTAgtagtccgtggcgaagatgagcggtggtgatgttgatgtcgaactgtacctaaatagccgaaacacaataggacacggaaaacaacaactcaaattctcaaagcaaagcgggtcaaaattgtcggagttggtagcgagGGAGCTATGGTgttgctatgcggaagtggtggtggtatgcggaagtgtgtgtgggcaccggaacaaaattggGCGAAAGTTAGGCGGAAAGGAAGCGGTGGATGGAAGTgttgctgtcaggggccggatgtccgggctgtcgggccggatgtccgggctcgggatccgtggacgaactcgaagaacaccgcgtggagaggtcaaatccggggcaaaattcggaagattttgtggatgaaaATTGAGGAAAAgttggggaaaagctagatctacctgcaacacacgaaatccgcggatcaaatcccacaaaacttcatcacaccaacaaatcacaaaaaaaaattggggctatttttgtggggtaATTTTCGAATTCGGGAAGAACGCAACAAAAtcaggctagaaaacacaacggggaggctccgaaatcgtgatcaacgtggctcatggtaccaagatgaaccctatatggccgatctttcacgaaaggagcggatcccaactaagaacacgaagaacacgaggggaaacacgagggaaaacacaagagaatcactcaaaccaacaagattcgattacacatgtgctagatccacgaaacacaaagggtaaccggttcttctctgtgaggaggtcttgatgggggtcttctccgtgaggaggtcttgaatccaaggggatcttctccgaagaggggccgcggtctctctcgtggagtagatccgtaatggatgagcaatgctctatctcacgtATGAGCTaaacaatgctaaccctagaaagagggaggaggaggagtatacgTAGTCTAGGGGGgcaaaagggtacatgggcctcggccctttactgtccgcagacagacggggccggatgttcgggcctccgcgaggggccagatgtccgggtctttggccggatgtccgggctgaaagGGTTCAGCTTCGGGCATGTTCTGTGacgggcgccggatttccgggcagcggccggatgtccgggctgtcgggccggatgttcgggggttggggccggatgtccgggtacTGTAGCTTCAGCGGCTGGAACGTTCCTGAAGTGgatgtctccagcggccggatgttcggggctggggccggatgtccgggccctggagctgccttcttctccttccgttggttctcctcatccatggacttggcggcttaTCCGTCTTCAcgagcatcttcgggagggtcctcttgacacctaatcatgcacagcatatcggacttaggtagtggtcatgtctcgagtggatcatatgtgatatcactaaggaagaagtcacctcgttctcgagagctctagcttgtgcttgtgtcataggtcctcttggctcttgatgagacgatggtaggtccatagggatgaccaaaggatgctccgcatcagaatcCCTCCGGGATCCCCGCTCTTCCCCTGGCCTGAGAAACCATGGGCCGGATCAAGCCCGAAAAGTCAACCATGGCATTTGGGCACCCATATGGGCGAAGAACCCCCGACCCTTTCCACGGGCTTTCCCCGGGATACAGTTCCACGACTCGGTAGGTCGGGAAAGAgaactctcgctcgctcgctctggCGACCGAAACGCAACGGCGCAAGCTTCTCCCACGCCCTCCCCCGGCACCCCCCCACTCCCCGTCCAAATAGCTGGAGAATTTGCCCAGGGATCCGAAATGAGCAGGGAAATCTCGCCTTAGGAGTTTCCTGCCCAGCGTTTACCATCCCCAAGAACCAAATGAGCCCTAAGATTGGCAGCACCACCACCGCTGGCCCCGTGCCCGCCAACGGTACTCCAGCTGCTCGCCAGCGACCACGACCATCTACCATACCCCGGTCGGATTCTCTATGGCATGTGCACCTGCCCCGCATCCGGCCCAGCACGCGCACCACCATGCTAGATCTAGCACGCGCACCACCATACTCCTGGCGGCCATGGAGCCCCCGCACTGCCAGGTCGGCCAGCGTAGAGAGGAAGAGAGGGCTCGAGCGCAACAGCACCGTCAAAGCCGAAGTCTCCCTTGTTCCCATCACCACACCCACCTCCTCGCCCCGCCCGTTCCCTCGCGGGAGACACCCTTCCCGGGGAGGAAGCCGGCAGCAAGCATAACGGCCGGTCGTGAAGCACGTCACCCTCCCGTTCACCCTTCCAGTCGCTCCCAACGCTCATCTAGCTATGCCCCACTGTTTGATCACACCATTACTTGCATGGTCAATAAAACGAGCAATATATCCACATGTCATTACATCCGCCATGTTTGCAAAATATGCATATAGTGTCCACTTAAAACTACACAAAAATTAGCCCTTAATTACTTATTGGTGGGGCCATCTTACATTCTTTCATTCTACTTGAAAAGAGAAATAAGTTATTCAGCTTGCATCTCCCAATGCTTTGATGAACTGATCCTTGAGGTGGCCATTTGATCCTGCCATTCTTTGCGCCATCAGATCAAACTCATCACCGCTCCTGAAAGTCAAAATGAAAGAAAATGTACAACAAGAAATGTAAAAACAAAATCTCATCAAATTATGTACTATGATAGCAAGAGCCAGCCACATAGTTTTGACTAAATTTGACAACTTACGGATCAAAAACAAAACCCCCAGCTTCCTTTAGAATCAAAGCTCCAGCAGCCACATCCCTAGAGGAAAATTTAACAATTAGATGTGACTTTTGGTTTATATATTTTCCATGTGAAACTATCGTTAATAATTTGGTAACCGTACCAGGGGCCACCAAAACCGATCTCATAACACAAATCTAGCCTACCACAAGCAACTCCACACATGTTTAGAGCCAAAGAGCCACACATACGTATAGATCTAATctgaaaaaaatgaataccccgttAGAAAATTGACATGCTACAAATAACTCTGAtaaaaatgttactccctccgtctcaaaataagtgtctctactctagtacaactttatactaaagctagtacaaagttgagacacttattttgggacggagggagtactttacagGGTTTACCTTGAATAGTAACTTATTAATTCTGTTGGTTGTATCATCCAAAGTGGACTTGTCTCTTTTGGTCCCTACCTGCTCAATTAATATGGTTATTCGTTGAACATTCCAGTAGAATTCTTTTGAAAGTAAAACGTCCAGACTTAAGGTCTTCATGGCATAATACTACAGCTGTCGTGTGCAATATAATTATTAGTGCAGAAAAATGTGCAATGTGTGGCTACATATTCCCAATTGCCACTTAAAAGAACACAAAAAATACTCTAGCTGCAAATGGTGTGTCATAAAGTACGAGGGGCTTAAACTATCTTTCTCCAATGAACCATGTGCTGTATTGAAACTAATATGGAACAGATAAAGAGTAACTCTATGCCGTTCTCCCAGTCTAACAAGAAGGCCAACAAATGAGCAATTATTTTATGCATTCTGCTAGTACGATATAATTCAAGATGCAGAACAATTTAAAAGCCATTCAACATGATATGGACAGATTTGATACACACAATTCTGTTCATCTCATTTACAATTGGAGAGTTCAAGAAAATGCATGAATGGTCATATAAGTATGTGTACCGACAAAGCATTAGCTCATAGGTCGCACATGTCTAACCAACAACTGTTGGCTGGCTAGTCTACCTGAGCACACACCTAAAATTCTCAATATATCCTTGTCTTTTGCATACTGAAAAGGAAAAGGctggcccccgcccccacccccacGTTTTTTTAAACAGTAACCTGGCTTTATTACTAACATACAGAAGCAGCTAGATCGCTAGCCACCAGAGAAGATACAACGTCAGGAACAGTATCATGCCAATACATGGTACCTCCCTGGGACATATGGGCACCATGGGGTAGCCAGGACATGCGCCACTGAGTTACAGCCATGCTTACACACAAGCACCTTAAACTCGATAAAGCTAGTAAAAAGAAGAAATTTTGCCTCCCGAAAGAAAACTCCGTTACAAGCAGTATCCAATTCATTGGAAAGAAGAGCCCAAGCGAGCACAGTCGAGTCTGTTTCAATGATGATACGCCCAAACCCAACTTCAGCCGCAAACTCAATCGCCTTCAGACAAGATGTGGCCCATACCAGCACCGATACACAAAAGCCCCAACCTCCTGTACTGTTATCTTTTAGGAACGAGCCATCAATGTTCATCTTTAGGAAATCATCAGGAGGCTTAGACCAGCGCTCAGTAGGCGCTACAACTGAACATGAAGGTATACGAAGGTGTTCAGAAAATTCTGTAACCTGTACAGCACTACAGGATACGATCGCCGCTGCTGAAGGGCACCTATCACCATTATTAACAGCATTTCTAGCTTCCACAAATtccacatcaaacaaatgcagaaCATGGATGTCACATTCTCCAAGCATAGCAGAACTTCGACTGATTGTTTTGCATCAGCGCAACTGAGCAGCAATCCCCTTACATGCTCCTGGTTAGCTTCACGCCAAACGGCCTTCGCAAATTTACATTTGAGGAAGGCATGGCCGCCATCCTCGTCGAGGCGTTTGCACATCGGGCAAATGGTATCCAGGTCAATTCCACGACGAGCTTTAAGATTTAACCGGACAGGAAGGGTGTCGTGACTCAATCTCCAAAGGAACATGATGATTTTCCTAGGCATTTTCAACCTCCAAAGCTTGGTCCAAACCTTTGCAGTGCTTG
Proteins encoded:
- the LOC123097128 gene encoding uncharacterized protein, which produces MVPRGITRRPSSTVRGQILLQKVCDLIDPISGQWDQDLVQQVFNADVVPHILSIPNKEGFDDLPAWHLDPKGQTSTSTVAVLTTSTAKVWTKLWRLKMPRKIIMFLWRLSHDTLPVRLNLKARRGIDLDTICPMCKRLDEDGGHAFLKCKFAKAVWREANQEHVRGLLLSCADAKQSVEVLLCLENVTSMFCICLMWNLWKLEMLLIMVIGALQQRRSYPVVLYRLQNFLNTFVYLHVQL